A genomic segment from Bacteroidota bacterium encodes:
- a CDS encoding T9SS type B sorting domain-containing protein: MNLIKRYLLLLVLFATALVAQTNYASAQVNAFEGQHFWLTFTKGSFSFGPTNTITIWSRTNTTVTIQNTVKGFTTTVSLVANVPQDVNIPILASNSDTGELVGYYGVEVIATAKIQVQLLAGTSGDGTMVYPIEHLGTEYYAMSFEANGTGRSILIVVATQDNTLIEITPSQQTGGGKQAGQTYQKTLNKGQTYRVEGFNVNDLTGTYVRVVNGCKPIAVYSGSTCSQVPSSCTNCGELYEIMPHVDTWGKRFAIAPIVSGGFQAPQHTYRILSITNGTIVTVNGSNTTLNQGQMITVSGNKNNESFCVEASSRVLVGQYTEGFGCQGGSTPRLMIISPAEQMVKSGLIVGNSNVSFGNPNDLLLVIRTSARTRLRVNNSSVPISNFSSFGSCQEWSYVSINGSRGPHNVVCDSGFLAYTYNADFNTAYLVTAAANSRITSYDIGTLPLTCGSTNVTLLNTGNQNRISLSQWFFDDNTTITGKQVNKTFAAQGIYNVRNIVTYQDACPYIDTLTTTVRTLPKPVVGFTVNNQTQCFIGNSFFFSDTTRFINNSKRKTSFWEFSDTLPKFGNFLSFTREFSKPGQVKVKLFVETADLCVDSNEMTVMVNANAKPDYQITNPQCFNSHSFSPVQKSTVIGSTIVGYEWDFGDGSLSTQASPTKTYTKDSTYNISLIAKAATGCNDTIRRTFTIFPSPKANFSTADVCVNDTLKTLNSSIFAQGSLTYLWKMGDGFNDTSTNIVKAYGDTGTYNIVLTATTADGCPDSVIKRATIKPAPKPAFTYDKKCTKNPSAFTNQSFVYGQPGAQYNWDMGDLKTFNTYNATYSYPTEGAYTVRLYAQLPNGCKDSTKRNIYINPIPNVNFTINDSLQCLRGNNFNFFNSTVLTEGKIKEFVWKLNDTFLSNSTSVNRVFTTHAVNTMKLVASTDSLCADSIVKPFEIAPQTTLLITTGPDTLCFNHHSFPIINGSSVPTGTVKYRWTYSNGDMDTVDHPAPKTFGASGRFQLSLLAVTNKGCRDSLTKTFTLYPSPEIDFEVSDVCGSDSARFNNFSKVVTGRIVDWKWYLGDGDSAEVKYPVHYYNAFGPYNVTLIGTTDLGCKDTLTIDTALTVKPAPKAFFNTSLIEQRGNRTTYDFFDLSTGADNYYWNFDRGETSREKNPKFMFADTGTYKIILTVSNKEGCFSSHDTTITVIPDIEVFVPNAFSPNRDIHNPIYRIEGSYFYREFEMQIFDRWGQQVYRSTNPEEGWDGTFDGKLMPEGVYVYSIRIMGTDTRVRNYKGNLHLLY, translated from the coding sequence ATGAACCTTATAAAACGTTACCTACTGTTGCTTGTATTGTTTGCTACTGCATTGGTGGCGCAAACAAACTACGCAAGTGCGCAGGTAAACGCTTTTGAAGGTCAGCACTTTTGGCTCACCTTTACCAAGGGAAGCTTCTCCTTCGGTCCCACCAATACAATCACCATTTGGTCTAGAACCAACACTACTGTAACCATACAAAACACTGTTAAAGGTTTTACTACCACTGTTTCATTGGTTGCCAATGTACCGCAGGACGTTAATATTCCCATTTTAGCAAGTAATAGCGATACAGGCGAATTAGTAGGGTATTACGGTGTGGAAGTAATTGCAACTGCCAAAATACAAGTGCAATTATTGGCCGGCACCTCAGGCGACGGTACGATGGTATACCCCATTGAGCATCTTGGGACAGAGTACTATGCGATGAGTTTTGAGGCAAACGGCACCGGTCGCTCCATTCTTATTGTGGTTGCTACACAAGACAACACCTTGATTGAAATCACCCCCTCGCAACAAACCGGAGGCGGAAAACAAGCCGGACAAACGTATCAAAAAACACTGAACAAGGGACAAACCTACCGTGTAGAAGGCTTTAACGTAAACGATTTAACGGGCACGTATGTGCGCGTAGTTAACGGTTGCAAACCTATTGCAGTATATTCAGGGTCAACTTGTTCCCAAGTTCCTTCAAGTTGTACAAACTGCGGTGAATTATATGAAATAATGCCTCACGTAGATACTTGGGGAAAACGTTTTGCCATTGCTCCTATTGTATCGGGTGGCTTTCAGGCACCACAACACACCTATCGTATATTATCTATCACCAACGGAACTATAGTTACGGTAAACGGCAGTAACACCACCCTTAACCAAGGGCAGATGATTACTGTAAGCGGGAATAAAAACAATGAGTCATTTTGTGTTGAAGCATCAAGCCGTGTTTTAGTAGGCCAATATACCGAAGGGTTTGGCTGCCAAGGCGGCTCAACTCCGCGATTGATGATTATATCTCCTGCCGAGCAAATGGTGAAGAGTGGTTTGATAGTAGGTAACTCAAACGTAAGTTTTGGTAACCCTAATGATTTGCTGCTTGTAATCCGTACTTCAGCGCGCACAAGATTAAGAGTAAACAATTCATCGGTACCTATCAGCAACTTCTCTTCGTTTGGAAGCTGCCAAGAGTGGAGCTATGTATCTATTAACGGCAGCAGAGGGCCTCACAACGTTGTTTGCGACAGCGGTTTTCTTGCATATACATACAATGCTGATTTTAATACTGCGTATTTAGTTACAGCGGCCGCTAATTCAAGGATTACATCGTACGATATAGGCACCTTGCCGCTCACTTGCGGTTCAACAAATGTTACCCTTCTAAACACTGGTAACCAAAACCGTATATCGCTTAGCCAGTGGTTTTTTGATGACAATACAACAATTACAGGCAAGCAGGTAAATAAAACATTTGCGGCACAAGGTATTTACAATGTACGTAACATTGTTACCTACCAAGATGCCTGCCCGTATATAGACACACTCACCACAACCGTCCGTACACTTCCTAAGCCCGTGGTAGGTTTCACTGTAAATAACCAAACACAGTGTTTTATAGGCAATAGTTTCTTTTTTAGTGATACCACCCGATTTATAAACAACAGTAAGCGAAAAACAAGTTTTTGGGAGTTTAGCGATACCCTGCCAAAATTTGGCAACTTCTTATCGTTTACACGAGAGTTTAGTAAGCCCGGTCAAGTTAAAGTAAAGCTGTTTGTTGAAACCGCTGATTTGTGCGTTGACTCTAATGAAATGACGGTAATGGTGAATGCAAATGCCAAACCCGATTACCAAATTACAAACCCGCAGTGTTTTAACAGTCATTCATTTAGCCCTGTACAAAAAAGCACAGTAATAGGCAGTACAATTGTTGGCTATGAATGGGATTTTGGCGATGGCTCATTAAGTACACAGGCTTCGCCAACAAAAACTTACACCAAAGACTCAACCTATAACATTTCATTAATTGCCAAAGCCGCAACCGGCTGTAACGATACTATACGCCGAACGTTTACTATTTTCCCCTCACCAAAAGCCAACTTCAGCACGGCTGATGTGTGCGTAAACGACACTTTAAAAACCTTAAACAGTTCAATATTTGCACAAGGCTCACTTACCTATTTGTGGAAAATGGGCGACGGATTTAATGATACATCTACCAACATTGTAAAAGCCTATGGTGACACTGGCACTTACAATATTGTATTAACCGCCACCACTGCTGACGGTTGTCCCGATAGTGTTATTAAACGTGCTACAATTAAACCGGCTCCAAAGCCTGCGTTTACGTACGATAAAAAATGTACTAAAAACCCATCGGCCTTTACCAACCAAAGCTTTGTTTACGGCCAACCAGGTGCCCAATACAATTGGGATATGGGCGACCTTAAAACGTTTAATACTTATAACGCCACCTACAGCTACCCAACCGAAGGGGCTTATACTGTACGTTTATATGCGCAATTGCCCAACGGTTGTAAAGACAGCACCAAACGCAACATCTACATCAACCCGATACCCAATGTAAACTTTACTATTAATGATAGTTTGCAGTGTTTGCGGGGCAATAATTTTAACTTCTTTAACAGCACAGTGCTGACTGAGGGTAAGATAAAAGAGTTTGTTTGGAAGCTGAACGACACCTTCTTATCCAACAGTACATCAGTAAACAGGGTTTTTACCACCCACGCGGTGAATACTATGAAACTGGTGGCCTCTACCGATAGTCTTTGTGCCGACTCGATAGTGAAACCGTTTGAGATAGCACCGCAAACTACGTTGCTCATTACCACAGGGCCTGATACGCTATGTTTTAATCATCACAGTTTCCCAATTATCAATGGTTCATCCGTTCCTACAGGAACCGTTAAATACCGCTGGACTTATTCAAACGGTGATATGGACACTGTTGACCATCCCGCTCCCAAAACCTTCGGAGCATCGGGCAGGTTCCAGCTTTCTTTGTTAGCCGTTACCAATAAAGGTTGCCGCGATAGTTTAACCAAAACCTTTACACTATACCCCTCACCCGAAATTGATTTTGAAGTTAGTGACGTTTGCGGTTCTGATTCCGCTCGCTTCAATAACTTCTCAAAAGTAGTTACAGGCAGGATTGTAGATTGGAAATGGTACTTGGGCGATGGCGACTCAGCAGAGGTGAAATACCCTGTACATTATTACAATGCTTTTGGCCCTTACAATGTAACACTAATTGGCACTACCGACTTGGGTTGTAAAGACACCCTAACCATTGATACTGCTCTTACCGTAAAACCGGCTCCAAAGGCGTTCTTCAATACATCATTGATTGAGCAAAGGGGCAATAGAACAACTTATGATTTCTTCGACCTTTCTACAGGTGCAGATAATTACTACTGGAATTTTGACAGGGGCGAAACCAGCCGCGAAAAAAATCCTAAGTTTATGTTTGCCGATACAGGCACATACAAAATAATCCTAACTGTATCAAACAAAGAGGGTTGTTTCTCAAGCCACGACACTACTATAACGGTAATACCGGATATTGAAGTATTTGTACCTAATGCGTTCTCACCGAACCGAGACATACACAACCCCATTTACCGCATAGAAGGCTCTTATTTTTACCGCGAGTTTGAAATGCAGATTTTTGACCGTTGGGGACAGCAAGTGTACAGAAGCACCAACCCTGAAGAGGGCTGGGACGGCACTTTTGACGGCAAGCTAATGCCCGAAGGTGTGTATGTGTACAGCATCCGTATTATGGGCACCGATACCCGCGTGCGCAACTACAAAGGCAACCTGCATTTGCTATACTAA
- the hscA gene encoding Fe-S protein assembly chaperone HscA, whose translation MPLVSIDLTSGSIKKKDVIVGIDLGTTNSLVAIIDERTLQPVALSGTDKQTIVPSLLHFAANSTVSVGNAAKPFLITQPQNTVYSAKRLMGKSYKDVSNHSDFFSYKIIDDDSENLVRVQLDGKYYTPVELSSFILKELKNRAEAHLGASVSKAVITVPAYFNDSQRQATRDAGKLAGLDVLRIVNEPTAASLAYGMGLNKNEEKTVAVYDLGGGTFDISILRIHNGLFEVLATNGDTYLGGDDFDRAVVDFWVAKYGFDATADKGLQQQLRLTAEEAKKHLSSHAEFSGTINNVTITLSAAEFEACIAPIVKRTIVCCQNALKDSELNLNEIEEVVMVGGSTRTPFVKQQVAAFFSHSELHDKLNPDEVVALGAAIEADILAGNRKDMLLLDVTPLSLGIETLGGLMDVIIPRNSKLPAKVGKQYTTSVDGQVNLKVNVYQGERELVKENRKLAEFDLKGIPAMPAGLPKIQVNFVLNADGILKVEAEELRSGTKQEVEVKPQYGLTDAEVERMLKDSIENAQNDVQERMVVEARTEGEQLIYTTERFIDKNQSLLSDNELQNTSLYINDLRNALETGDKDVILRAIDELNEYTRPFAERLMDIAISQAMKGKKI comes from the coding sequence ATGCCCTTAGTTTCGATAGATTTAACCAGCGGAAGTATAAAAAAGAAGGATGTGATTGTGGGGATTGATTTAGGAACCACCAACAGCCTTGTTGCCATTATTGACGAAAGAACGTTACAACCGGTAGCCCTTTCGGGTACTGATAAGCAAACCATTGTCCCATCATTATTGCACTTTGCTGCAAACAGCACTGTAAGTGTGGGTAATGCAGCCAAACCCTTTCTTATCACACAACCGCAAAACACTGTTTACTCTGCCAAAAGGCTGATGGGTAAATCGTACAAAGACGTTAGCAACCACAGCGATTTTTTTAGCTATAAAATTATTGACGATGATAGCGAAAACCTTGTACGCGTTCAGTTAGACGGGAAATATTATACTCCCGTTGAGCTATCCTCATTCATCCTAAAAGAACTGAAAAACCGTGCCGAAGCCCATTTGGGAGCCTCGGTATCAAAAGCGGTAATTACAGTACCTGCCTATTTTAACGATTCACAACGCCAAGCCACCCGCGATGCCGGAAAACTTGCGGGATTGGACGTATTGCGCATTGTGAACGAGCCCACAGCGGCCAGCCTTGCCTACGGGATGGGATTGAACAAAAACGAAGAAAAAACCGTAGCCGTGTACGATTTGGGCGGCGGTACATTTGATATTTCAATATTGCGGATACATAACGGTTTGTTTGAAGTATTGGCCACCAACGGAGATACCTATTTGGGAGGTGATGATTTTGACCGTGCCGTTGTTGATTTTTGGGTAGCTAAATACGGCTTTGATGCCACTGCCGATAAAGGCTTGCAGCAACAACTGCGTTTAACTGCCGAAGAGGCAAAAAAACACCTGAGCAGCCACGCCGAGTTTAGCGGAACGATAAACAACGTAACCATAACCCTTAGTGCTGCTGAATTTGAAGCCTGCATAGCCCCTATTGTAAAACGCACCATCGTTTGTTGCCAAAATGCGCTAAAAGACAGCGAGCTAAACTTAAACGAAATTGAAGAAGTGGTGATGGTGGGCGGCAGCACACGTACACCCTTTGTAAAACAACAAGTAGCAGCATTTTTCAGTCATTCTGAATTGCACGATAAACTAAACCCCGATGAAGTAGTGGCTTTGGGTGCAGCCATAGAGGCTGATATTTTGGCGGGTAACCGCAAGGATATGTTGTTGTTGGATGTTACTCCCCTATCGTTGGGTATTGAAACACTGGGCGGATTGATGGATGTGATTATCCCCCGCAACAGCAAACTACCTGCTAAGGTGGGCAAACAATACACTACATCGGTGGACGGGCAAGTGAATTTGAAGGTGAACGTTTACCAAGGTGAGCGCGAATTGGTGAAAGAAAACCGAAAACTGGCCGAGTTTGATTTGAAAGGAATACCCGCCATGCCGGCAGGCTTACCCAAAATACAGGTGAATTTTGTTTTGAATGCCGACGGTATTTTGAAAGTAGAAGCTGAGGAATTGCGCAGCGGCACAAAACAAGAGGTGGAAGTTAAACCCCAATACGGTTTGACGGATGCTGAGGTGGAACGCATGCTGAAAGACTCGATTGAAAATGCACAAAACGATGTGCAGGAACGCATGGTAGTTGAAGCCCGTACAGAAGGTGAACAATTAATTTATACCACTGAGCGTTTTATAGATAAGAATCAATCGTTACTCTCAGACAACGAGTTGCAGAATACTTCGCTCTATATAAATGATTTGAGGAATGCTTTGGAAACCGGTGATAAGGATGTTATTTTACGTGCTATTGACGAGCTGAACGAATACACCCGCCCATTTGCCGAAAGGTTGATGGACATTGCCATTTCACAAGCTATGAAAGGTAAAAAAATTTAA
- a CDS encoding cytochrome-c peroxidase yields the protein MGKLLNKGLLLIMALGVMVFVSQCKPDDKTDPVWPGDDAYTLTLPLGFFTPPSNPNNPLTVNGVLLGRMLFYDSALSGNNTQACASCHKQEHSFTDAPNKFSKGIDGMEGDKNSMAIINMAWNKDFFWDARRNSLEAQALDPVRNPIEMHESWVNAVAKIQAKTQYPPMFKKAFGTDKVDSLLVARALSQFMRSIVATGSKFQKGFPGLAGLTNDEKAGHKIFMSPDKGDCFHCHPTSGLLMTDNFVDNPVQRLHNNGLDWEPPMGVLTGHARVSGNVNDNGKFKAPTLLNVELTAPYMHDGRFATLEEVVEFYNSGVKMSPTLDVNMNIKADSGPRRFENGIRKLDLTELEKKQLVAFLKTLTDLSVTTNPAYAKP from the coding sequence ATGGGTAAATTATTGAATAAGGGATTACTGCTTATTATGGCGTTAGGTGTGATGGTATTTGTATCACAATGCAAGCCCGATGATAAAACCGACCCTGTGTGGCCCGGTGACGACGCTTATACCCTTACGTTACCCTTAGGCTTTTTTACACCGCCTTCAAACCCTAATAACCCGCTTACTGTAAACGGAGTGTTGTTGGGGCGTATGCTGTTTTATGATTCAGCATTATCAGGAAATAATACCCAAGCCTGTGCCAGTTGTCACAAACAAGAACACTCGTTTACCGATGCTCCTAATAAATTCAGCAAGGGGATTGACGGAATGGAGGGTGATAAAAACAGCATGGCCATTATTAATATGGCTTGGAACAAGGACTTTTTTTGGGACGCTCGCAGAAACTCTTTAGAGGCTCAAGCTCTTGACCCTGTTCGCAATCCTATTGAGATGCACGAAAGTTGGGTGAACGCTGTTGCCAAAATACAAGCAAAGACTCAGTATCCGCCAATGTTTAAAAAGGCTTTTGGAACGGATAAAGTTGATTCATTATTGGTTGCAAGGGCACTTTCGCAGTTTATGCGCAGCATTGTTGCCACGGGCAGCAAGTTTCAGAAAGGTTTTCCTGGGTTGGCGGGCTTAACAAATGATGAAAAGGCAGGCCATAAGATTTTTATGTCTCCCGATAAAGGCGATTGTTTCCATTGCCACCCTACATCAGGGTTGTTGATGACTGATAATTTTGTAGATAACCCTGTACAACGTTTGCACAATAACGGCTTGGATTGGGAGCCTCCTATGGGAGTGCTCACGGGCCATGCAAGAGTTAGCGGTAATGTAAACGATAATGGCAAGTTTAAAGCGCCTACATTGTTAAATGTAGAGTTAACAGCACCCTATATGCACGACGGACGTTTTGCAACGCTTGAAGAAGTGGTGGAGTTTTATAATTCAGGGGTTAAAATGTCGCCCACGCTGGATGTGAATATGAATATTAAAGCAGATAGCGGCCCTCGTAGATTTGAAAATGGTATTCGTAAACTGGATTTAACTGAGTTGGAAAAAAAGCAATTGGTAGCCTTCTTAAAAACCCTTACCGATTTATCGGTAACAACCAATCCTGCATATGCTAAGCCTTGA
- the kdsA gene encoding 3-deoxy-8-phosphooctulonate synthase: MSAKKVPVGNIECGNDKLFLISGPCVIEDDDTMLTTAEYLKEVTTRLDIPWIFKSSFQKDNRSSAKYYDGPGIEKGVRLLERIKKEFDVPVLTDIHYPEQAAIAGEVVDILQIPAYLCMQTTLVTAAAKTGRVVNIKHGQFLSPENMIHPTRKVEEAGNDKIILTERGYTFGYNDLIVDPRSMHHLRQIGYPVVFDITHSIRKYGIPSADPKGGAREFLPAISRAGVAAGVDGVFIETHPEPARALCDAASQLCVYDLEEFIKPLLEIHEVNKKYKL, encoded by the coding sequence ATGTCTGCAAAAAAAGTACCAGTTGGTAATATTGAATGCGGTAATGATAAGTTGTTCCTTATCTCGGGCCCATGTGTCATTGAAGACGATGATACAATGCTTACTACCGCCGAATATCTGAAAGAAGTTACCACCCGTTTGGATATCCCTTGGATATTCAAATCTTCGTTTCAAAAAGATAACCGTAGTTCGGCCAAATACTATGATGGACCGGGCATTGAAAAAGGTGTGCGCCTGTTAGAGCGTATCAAAAAAGAGTTTGATGTTCCTGTATTAACAGATATACACTACCCTGAGCAAGCAGCTATTGCCGGCGAAGTGGTAGATATATTGCAAATACCTGCTTACTTGTGTATGCAAACCACTTTGGTTACGGCTGCGGCTAAAACCGGAAGAGTTGTAAACATTAAGCACGGACAGTTCCTTTCTCCTGAAAACATGATTCACCCTACCCGCAAAGTAGAGGAAGCAGGGAATGATAAAATTATACTAACTGAACGCGGCTATACGTTTGGGTACAATGATTTGATTGTTGACCCACGCAGTATGCACCACTTGCGCCAAATTGGCTACCCTGTGGTGTTTGATATTACACACAGCATACGCAAATACGGTATACCCAGCGCCGACCCTAAAGGCGGAGCAAGGGAGTTTTTGCCGGCTATCAGCCGTGCCGGAGTTGCTGCGGGTGTTGACGGTGTGTTTATTGAAACCCACCCCGAACCTGCAAGGGCTTTGTGCGATGCCGCCAGCCAGTTGTGCGTGTATGATTTGGAAGAATTTATCAAGCCCTTGCTTGAAATTCATGAAGTAAATAAGAAGTATAAACTTTAA
- a CDS encoding CBS domain-containing protein, giving the protein MELYLDSVDFKEIEEALKLGTIDGLTTTPTFMHRHGITDVDGAILKLAKMVNVLQVEALGDTVEEVEKEADRLIALGLDPEKTVFKIPVSNIGIAACKRLRSKGYMVNIHLVYTLSQAYMAMHAGATYVCPLVGRLQDQGHDALTLIEQCVEAVNYYGYDTKIMFSSVRHAEHVRTALLTGVHTITAPWSVMKKLTENNLTTVGTDQFIEHTKLMTMRVNEIIAQYNPRVSVDQSVLDAVVEMNKSGLGSVSVVDASGQLVGVFTDGDLRRKINADGKAVLDKKLSDFEFKYPITINSKALLYEAVDLFKKHEIDNIVVLENNELFGMLDIQDFVKLDLIG; this is encoded by the coding sequence ATGGAACTATATCTAGACTCAGTAGATTTTAAAGAAATAGAAGAGGCCCTGAAGCTGGGCACTATTGACGGGTTGACTACTACCCCAACTTTTATGCACCGCCACGGTATTACTGACGTTGACGGAGCAATTTTGAAACTTGCCAAAATGGTGAACGTACTACAAGTGGAAGCTTTGGGCGACACCGTTGAGGAAGTGGAAAAAGAGGCTGACCGCCTTATTGCCCTTGGCCTTGACCCTGAGAAAACTGTGTTTAAAATCCCGGTATCAAACATAGGTATTGCTGCTTGCAAGCGTTTGCGCAGCAAAGGGTACATGGTAAACATCCACTTGGTGTATACCCTATCGCAAGCTTACATGGCTATGCACGCAGGTGCTACCTACGTATGTCCGCTGGTAGGCCGTTTGCAAGACCAAGGACACGATGCCCTAACTCTTATCGAGCAATGTGTTGAAGCTGTTAACTACTACGGCTACGATACTAAAATCATGTTCTCATCGGTTCGTCATGCTGAGCACGTTCGTACGGCTTTGCTTACCGGTGTGCACACCATTACTGCTCCTTGGAGTGTAATGAAGAAACTTACTGAAAACAACCTTACTACCGTAGGCACTGATCAGTTTATCGAGCATACTAAATTGATGACTATGCGCGTAAACGAAATTATTGCCCAATACAATCCTCGCGTTAGTGTAGACCAAAGCGTATTAGATGCTGTGGTTGAAATGAACAAGAGCGGTTTGGGTTCAGTATCGGTAGTTGATGCAAGCGGCCAGTTGGTTGGCGTGTTTACTGATGGCGACCTTCGCCGTAAGATAAACGCTGACGGTAAAGCTGTTTTAGATAAAAAATTAAGCGATTTCGAATTTAAATACCCGATTACCATCAACTCTAAAGCGTTGTTGTACGAAGCTGTTGACTTGTTTAAAAAACATGAAATAGACAACATCGTAGTATTAGAAAACAACGAACTTTTTGGTATGCTTGACATCCAAGATTTCGTAAAGTTGGATTTGATCGGTTAA
- a CDS encoding phosphatase, whose protein sequence is MLQKVEETFTAIGGQFITPAAQLAEKLKNIKAFVFDWDGVFNDAIKSTGHPNGFSEADSMGINLMRYDYYYRNGQLPVAAIISGEENPTAFDFANRESFYAFYFRIKNKNEAFEHFCKAHSLQPENVAWFYDDVLDLGMAKICGARFYLGRKSQPLTTRFVLENGLTDYITAHEGGQHALRECAELIMALNGTFDQLVNNRLSFAPNYAEYFAKRNEVKPLRYTRTEEGVQEIKP, encoded by the coding sequence ATGTTACAAAAGGTAGAAGAAACTTTTACAGCCATCGGCGGGCAGTTTATAACTCCTGCTGCCCAACTTGCTGAAAAGCTGAAAAACATAAAAGCGTTTGTGTTTGATTGGGACGGTGTGTTTAACGATGCTATTAAAAGCACAGGACACCCGAACGGTTTTAGCGAGGCTGACAGCATGGGTATTAACCTGATGCGGTACGACTATTATTACCGAAACGGCCAACTGCCTGTTGCAGCCATTATAAGTGGTGAGGAAAACCCTACGGCGTTTGATTTTGCCAACCGTGAAAGTTTTTACGCCTTCTATTTCAGGATAAAAAACAAAAACGAAGCGTTTGAACATTTTTGCAAAGCACACTCGCTGCAACCTGAAAACGTAGCTTGGTTTTATGACGATGTATTGGATTTGGGAATGGCCAAAATTTGCGGCGCACGTTTTTATTTAGGCCGCAAAAGCCAACCCCTTACCACCCGTTTTGTGCTTGAAAACGGCCTAACCGATTACATTACCGCCCACGAAGGCGGCCAACACGCTTTGCGGGAATGTGCTGAGTTGATAATGGCTTTGAACGGCACTTTTGACCAACTGGTAAACAACCGCCTGAGTTTTGCTCCCAATTATGCCGAGTATTTTGCAAAACGCAACGAGGTGAAGCCTTTACGCTATACAAGAACCGAAGAGGGAGTGCAAGAAATTAAGCCCTAG
- a CDS encoding 2-(1,2-epoxy-1,2-dihydrophenyl)acetyl-CoA isomerase, whose translation MSTYEALLYTVENGVATITLNRPDVFNAFNDAQSYELQDALKQAERDKAVRVLVITGAGKAFCSGQDLKAIADSKDRSLADSLYKRYNPIIRAMRNMPKPIIGRLNGVAAGAGCSLALACDFVVAAENASLIEVFINVGLVLDSGSSYFLPRLVGSNRAFELSTMGNKVSAQQALEWGMVNRVVAADQLDATVAEIAAYYASAPTKAIGLMKKMLNKSFNSDLETMLQYEAYCQEIAGRSADNKEGVKAFNEKRKPVFTGE comes from the coding sequence ATGAGTACCTACGAAGCCCTTTTATATACTGTTGAGAACGGTGTTGCCACCATCACCCTAAACCGCCCTGATGTGTTTAATGCGTTTAACGATGCGCAAAGCTACGAGCTGCAAGATGCGCTTAAACAAGCTGAACGCGATAAGGCAGTGCGCGTGTTGGTAATTACCGGTGCAGGCAAAGCATTTTGCTCAGGACAGGATTTAAAGGCCATTGCCGATAGCAAAGACCGCTCATTGGCCGACTCATTATACAAACGTTACAATCCTATTATCCGCGCTATGCGCAATATGCCTAAACCCATCATAGGCCGCCTGAACGGTGTGGCTGCGGGTGCAGGTTGTTCACTGGCTCTTGCCTGCGATTTTGTAGTAGCGGCTGAAAATGCCAGCTTGATTGAAGTATTTATTAATGTGGGCTTGGTGTTAGATTCAGGCTCAAGCTACTTTTTACCTCGTTTAGTGGGCAGTAACCGTGCTTTTGAATTAAGTACGATGGGCAACAAAGTATCGGCACAACAAGCCCTTGAATGGGGTATGGTGAACCGCGTAGTAGCTGCCGACCAATTGGATGCTACTGTTGCCGAAATTGCTGCTTACTACGCATCTGCTCCTACCAAAGCTATCGGTTTAATGAAAAAGATGTTGAACAAATCGTTTAACAGTGATTTGGAAACTATGTTGCAATACGAAGCATATTGCCAGGAAATTGCAGGCCGCAGTGCTGATAACAAAGAAGGCGTAAAAGCTTTTAACGAAAAACGCAAACCTGTATTCACAGGCGAATAA